One window of the Eucalyptus grandis isolate ANBG69807.140 chromosome 6, ASM1654582v1, whole genome shotgun sequence genome contains the following:
- the LOC104451736 gene encoding uncharacterized protein LOC104451736 produces MLANGTMRMQDQDEYDSLDDRILTMEKKSCTMFFNGALNLSGFAKYESCILGLQAAIEMEVSKLMVFGDYALIILQTVGKWRTKDAKLVPYHDYLGDHVKEFDKISFEYLSRSHNQFADALATLSSMLKVTEGLEIEPLKIQVLAKPAYCMVVTEEPNGKPWYYDIMTYIQKREFPEGSNPADRKHLMKLASKFLY; encoded by the exons ATGTTAGCAAACGGCACTATGAGGATGCAGGATCAAGACGAATATGATTCCCTGGATGATCGCATTTTGACAATGGAAAAGAAGTCGTGCACTATGTTCTTCAACGGTGCGCTTAACCTATCCGGGTTTG CTAAATATGAATCGTGCATTCTCGGCCTACAGGCGGCCATTGAAATGGAGGTTAGCAAGTTAATGGTGTTTGGTGATTATGCACTTATTATCCTTCAGACTGTTGGAAAATGGAGGACTAAAGATGCCAAACTAGTCCCTTACCATGATTATCTGGGAGACCATGTAAAGGAGTTTGACAAAATATCATTCGAATACTTGTCAAGGTCCCATAATCAGTTTGCAGATGCACTTGCAACTTTGTCGTCTATGCTCAAAGTTACAGAAGGATTAGAAATTGAACCTTTAAAGATTCAAGTGCTTGCGAAGCCAGCTTATTGCATGGTAGTGACAGAAGAACCAAACGGAAAACCATGGTACTACGACATCATGACCTATATTCAAAAGCGAGAGTTCCCAGAAGGTAGCAATCCAGCTGACCGGAAACATCTTATGAAACTTGCCTCCAAGTTCTTATATTAG